In one window of Erythrolamprus reginae isolate rEryReg1 chromosome 1, rEryReg1.hap1, whole genome shotgun sequence DNA:
- the PHF3 gene encoding PHD finger protein 3 isoform X3 yields the protein MTILHDVHSWKNMRFMVGCGRCDDWFHGDCVGLSLFQAQQMGEEDKEYVCIKCCAEEDKKPDSVDQNVLDANVKLETSRENRSMECEKPGMSKQTFMGPQNKIPKQEDSLKHKVKIFKRETSEGKAVLECKDSESKKGQQIPLKKIGQMGSIPRRSSEEKHEKLNKDNASCSSESTPKQGIHDKQEMKKKRTEKGTASNVHSPPASAAKPSADQIRQSVKQSLKEILEKRLSDSTLKIPEERAAKVANKIEKELFSFFRDTDSKYKNKYRSLIFNLKDPKNKILFKRVLKGEVTPDHLIRMSPEELASKELAAWRKRENRHTIEMIEKEQREVERRPITKITHKGEIEIESEAPVKEQEPTIMEIQEPAPIKIVEKVEETEEVKEDNDSSSSDTTNQHKNHLFDLNCKICTGRMAPPSDDLAGKNVKVSVGVARKTSDNEADNIADALTSTTNILALELLEEDLSNPGFASTSSSRSETPGTVESETLFLARMNYIWKGFINMQSVAKFVIKAYPISGSFETLTEDLPDSIQVGGRISPQTVWEYVDKIKATCTKEICVVRFTPVTEEDQISYTLLFAYFSSRKRYGVAANNMKQIKDLYIIPLGASDKIPHQLVPFDGPGIEVHRPNLLLGLIIRQKLKRQISAVANSTITQAEEGPENLQPEKKSKPNKLEGLPSEINEKEEENDFFNSFTTVLHKQRIKSQQCITEEVTVNESVVENIKLELPKPLRFLPGVLVGWENQSSALELVSKPLPVDDILQSLLDTTGQMPEHIQPTVDKLVTKDLPLLEKRTNVKEENIDIPVAVEERRHKKGNKKETINNTLAGEVSVDLPCSSGTLTSLSLKKKPPDVSTEVFLANLNILSQNKESQETPENNLKLDDTENVTQENKRTIDFPVLSNAGKGVGSNNVGAASVDTMTIHSSKSPPFINLKRDPRQAAGRGLHSSESEGDSIRSEDMQQLDTLESEWSKVDNKQTSGNELASDQTDNQAYKTTLVSNTSNGESTCTPQFKDTLMQDIETGNSERELLPPPPPPPPPLPSSSTSPQFEMENTSHQSDFSTKLPATSGNFSPIRTPQPSFPPAKTTPPGFQFQGAIAPNFAPSTPPVFGFPHHLPPPLLPPPGFGFAQSPLMPWPPVLHLPGQLPHFVGPVTPAPPTSQKPSRFSGPEHFYQNKNTRRHERRHSDPWAGRQGPHLERVFSRRKNDQHRQRFYSESHHPKRGRHDWESEGERSRHRDRSSEKERERKNREEGHRDRERLRLSHSDKDSESKSSQESRNLEKKDAPRSEERFHEKEKEREKSRERPKEQDNEKNRERHHKDRDHSDRSKSKR from the exons GTTCATGGTAGGCTGTGGTAGATGTGATGACTGGTTTCATGGCGATTGTGTTGGATTGAGTTTGTTTCAAGCACAGCAAATGGGAGAAGAAGACAAAGAATATGTTTGTATCAAATGCTGCGCTGAAGAAGACAAGAAACCAGATTCAGTTGATCAGAATGTGCTGGATGCCAATGTGAAACTTGAAACATCCAGAGAGAATAGATCAATGGAGTGTGAGAAGCCTGGAATGTCGAAGCAAACTTTCATGGGTCCTCAAAACAAGATTCCAAAGCAAGAAGACTCTTTGAAACATAAGGTCAAAATTTTTAAGCGG GAAACTAGTGAAGGAAAAGCAGTATTGGAATGCAAAGATTCCGAAAGTAAAAAGGGGCAGCAGATTCCTCTTAAGAAAATAGGGCAAATGGGTTCAATTCCCCGACGATCTTCTGAAGAGAAACATGAGAAATTGAATAAAGATAACGCTTCATGTTCAAGTGAGAGCACACCAAAGCAAG GTATTCACGATAAGCAGGAAATGAAGAAAAAGAGAACTGAGAAGGGAACAGCAAGTAATGTACACTCACCTCCTGCTTCTGCAGCCAAACCTTCTGCTGATCAGATAAGACAAAGTGTTAAACAGTCACTGAAAGAAATTCTAGAAAAAAG gcTTTCAGATTCAACACTAAAGATCCCCGAAGAAAGAGCAGCAAAAGttgcaaataaaatagaaaaagagctATTTTCCTTTTTCCGGGATACCGATTCCAAGTACAAAAATAAGTACAGAAGCTTGATATTTAATCTGAAAGATCCAAAAAATAAA ATACTTTTTAAAAGAGTATTGAAAGGTGAAGTTACTCCAGACCATCTCATAAGAATGAGTCCTGAAGAACTAGCTTCCAAAGAATTAGCAGcatggaggaaaagagaaaatagaCAT ACAATTGAAATGATTGAAAAAGAGCAAAGGGAAGTTGAAAGACGTCCAATCACAAAAATTACTCATAAAGGAGAAATAGAAATTGAAAGTGAAGCTCCAGTTAAAGAGCAAGAACCAACTATTATGGAAATTCAG GAACCTGCTCCAATTAAAATTGTAGAAAAGGTGGAGGAAACTGAAGAAGTTAAAGAAGATAATGATTCTTCCAGTTCTGATACAACAAATCAACATAAAAACCACCTATTTGATCTTAATTGTAAAATATGCACAG GTCGAATGGCACCACCCAGTGATGATCTTGCTGGGAAAAATGTGAAAGTGTCAGTTGGAGTTGCTCGGAAGACATCAGACAATGAAGCTGACAATATAGCAGATGCACTTACTTCAACAACAAACATCTTGGCTTTGGAATTATTAGAAGAAGACTTATCAAATCCAGGGTTTGCGTCGACTTCCAGCTCTAG ATCAGAAACACCTGGGACTGTTGAAAGTGAAACATTATTTCTAGCTCGTATGAATTATATTTGGAAAGGCTTTATCAACATGCAATCTGTGGCAAAGTTTGTTATCAAGGCTTACCCAATCTCGGGTTCTTTTGAAACTTTAACAGAG GATTTGCCAGATAGCATCCAAGTAGGTGGGAGGATATCACCTCAGACTGTTTGGGAATATGTTGATAAAATAAAGGCTACATGTACAAAG GAAATATGTGTGGTTCGTTTTACTCCTGTTACAGAAGAGGATCAGATTTCATACACTTTGCTTTTTGCATACTTCAGCAGCAGAAAACGTTATGGTGTAGCAGCGAATAACATGAAGCAAATCAAGGATTTATATATTATCCCTTTAGGCGCTTCTGATAAAATTCCACATCAGTTGGTTCCTTTTGATGGTCCTG gaattgaagtccatcgaCCCAACTTGCTGCTGGGATTGATAATTCGCCAGAAACTGAAAAGACAGATCAGTGCTGTGGCTAATTCAACCATCACCCAAGCTGAAGAAGGTCCTGAAAATTTGCAACCAGAGAAAAAAAGTAAACCGAACAAATTGGAAGGTCTTCCTTCTGAgataaatgaaaaagaagaagaaaatgatttCTTTAATTCATTCACCACAGTACTTCACAAGCAGAGGATCAAATCCCAACAGTGCATCACAGAAGAAGTTACAGTGAATGAATCTGTTGTGGAGAACATCAAACTTGAACTCCCCAAACCTCTACGGTTCCTTCCTGGGGTTTTGGTTGGATGGGAAAATCAGTCATCTGCTCTCGAACTAGTAAGTAAGCCACTGCCAGTAGATGACATTCTTCAAAGCCTTTTGGATACCACGGGGCAGATGCCTGAACATATTCAACCAACAGTTGACAAGTTGGTTACTAAAGACCTTCCTTTATTAGAGAAACGGACAAAcgtaaaggaagaaaatatagacATTCCAGTGGCTGTTGAAGAAAGAAGGCATAAAAAGGGCAATAAAAAAGAAACCATCAACAATACCTTAGCAGGGGAGGTATCAGTAGATTTACCTTGTTCTTCAGGAACTCTTACAAGTCTGAGTCTTAAGAAGAAACCACCGGATGTTTCCACTGAGGTATTTTTAGCAAACTTAAATATTCTGTCACAGAATAAGGAGAGCCAAGAGACTccagaaaacaatttaaaattggaTGATACAGAAAATGTTACTCAGGAAAATAAAAGAACCATAGATTTTCCTGTTCTTTCCAATGCTGGAAAAGGAGTTGGGAGCAATAATGTTGGAGCAGCATCTGTTGATACCATGACCATTCATAGTTCCAAATCTCCACCATTCATTAATCTTAAGAGAGACCCAAGGCAAGCAGCTGGACGAGGCCTACATAGTTCAGAAAGTGAAGGCGATAGTATTAGAAGTGAAGATATGCAGCAGCTTGATACTTTAGAATCTGAATGGTCAAAAGTCGATAACAAGCAGACTTCAGGAAATGAATTAGCCTCAGATCAGACTGATAACCAAGCATACAAGACAACATTGGTTTCAAATACATCTAATGGAGAAAGTACATGTACCCCACAATTTAAAGACACCTTGATGCAAGATATTGAGACTGGAAATTCTGAGAGAGAATTATTgccaccaccgccgccgccgccaccaccgctaccCTCTTCATCAACATCACCTCAGTTTGAAATGGAAAATACAAGTCATCAATCTGACTTCAGTACCAAATTACCTGCCACAAGTGGAAATTTCTCACCAATTAGGACTCCTCAACCCAGTTTTCCCCCTGCTAAAACAACTCCCCCTGGTTTTCAGTTTCAAGGAGCTATTGCCCCTAATTTCGCCCCATCAACCCCTCCTGTATTTGGGTTCCCCCATCATCTGCCCCCACCGCTCCTTCCACCTCCGGGCTTTGGTTTTGCTCAAAGCCCTCTCATGCCTTGGCCTCCCGTACTTCACCTGCCAGGTCAGCTACCCCACTTTGTTGGACCAGTTACACCAGCCCCTCCCACCTCCCAGAAACCATCAAGATTCTCAGGGCCTGAACACTTTTATCAAAATAAAAACACTAGGAGACACGAAAGGCGTCACAGTGACCCCTGGGCAGGCCGACAGGGTCCACACTTGGAGAGGGTCTTCAGCAGGAGGAAGAATGATCAACACAGGCAAAGATTTTATAGCGAATCTCACCACCCCAAAAGGGGCAGGCATGACTGGGAGTCGGAGGGTGAAAGGAGTCGACACCGAGAcagaagctcagagaaagagagggaaagaaaaaacagGGAAGAAGGGCATCGAGACAGAGAGAGGTTGCGACTTTCACATAGCGATAAGGACTCTGAAAGCAAATCCTCACAAGAAAGTAGAAATCTTGAAAAGAAGGATGCTCCTAGAAGTGAAGAGCGCTTtcatgagaaagagaaagaaagagaaaagagtagGGAACGGCCAAAGGAGCAAGACAATGAAAAGAACCGAGAAAGGCATCACAAAGACAGAGACCACAGTGATCGGAGTAAAAGCAAAaggtga